The genomic stretch ATCAGATAAGCGGTTCAAAACCGTCGAGTATTTCCGAATCCACCATTCATTGTAATCAGTAGCGACGAACTTCAGCTGCGATCGGAAGTGCCGGCAGGCAAGGAACAAGGGAATGATGATTTCGCTGAGCTCGTGGTAGGCGTTTCCCGTAACACCTGTTGAGAAGATCACCGCTGGGATGCTGTGCGTGAAATTGCAAGCTGGTAAATTAGCCATGTCCCTGTGAAGTATTTGGACCGGAGTGGTCAGTTTCATGGCCAGTTCGTCTCCTATTCTCGCGTAGGGTCGAACTGAGCGCGTGAACCCAGATCCATCGGACGGCACATGAACAGTCAAACCGCCATTCGAGATCCTAACGGGTTTAGCCGAGAGACACATTTCGGCGTCTAGGTCAAAGTGGCATGTGAACCCTCCAACCTCAAGCTGGTATCTCTCTTCTCCTGCATTAGAGAGAGACCTCAATGTACTGTAAGCTAAACTAGGACAAATAGCCAAGCAAGCAAAGGTCGAACATGCAGTCTTTTGCTTCTGAAACTGCTGTTTGACTCCATTGCTAGTCTTCTTAGTAAGCACAGAAATGCAGAAGCTGAAAATGTAACCTCTTACTAGCCTTCTTAGTAGATCCTTGAGAGCGTCCCCCTCTCCAGCGACTTCACCGACCTCTCCGGCATCACTAGCGCCCCTCCAATTTGGAATCTGATTCCTCCCTGAAATTTATACTATGGGTTAGGTGTTATCTATCGATGATCAGTGCACAACATGATATACGGCGGGAAAAAGAAGTCCAGGTGAAGTCTAACTAGGAAGCGAAGCTACGTGATAGGATGGCGTGTTCTCCAACATGAGAAGCGCGATACTTAGAGAAATCGCGATAAGCAAACATGCCGTCCATGGTGCTCCGAGCACCGGGCACTTCAACTCCTTGCCCATAATCTGTCGAACTGAAGCACACGGCCAAGTCTGCAAATTTTTATAGACTAAAACCTGAAATGAGCAATTCATTATGGTTGAGGGGTCTCAATCTTTCCTAAACATTCTTGCGTGCATCTTCATCTGCA from Rhodamnia argentea isolate NSW1041297 chromosome 2, ASM2092103v1, whole genome shotgun sequence encodes the following:
- the LOC115736339 gene encoding alpha-1,3-arabinosyltransferase XAT2-like isoform X2 → MNCSFQVLVYKNLQTWPCASVRQIMGKELKCPVLGAPWTACLLIAISLSIALLMLENTPSWRNQIPNWRGASDAGEVGEVAGEGDALKDLLRRLVRGEERYQLEVGGFTCHFDLDAEMCLSAKPVRISNGGLTVHVPSDGSGFTRSVRPYARIGDELAMKLTTPVQILHRDMANLPACNFTHSIPAVIFSTGVTGNAYHELSEIIIPLFLACRHFRSQLKFVATDYNEWWIRKYSTVLNRLSDYEALDLSDGGVHCFPAAVVGLRYHGNLALNASNVPLGHSMPEFRQFLRESYNLKTKNVHEIDKLHKPVLILISRTNSRKILNEDAIVELAQELGFQVVTAGPSMMSNLELFAKMVSSCSVFIGVHGAGLTNEIFLPDGAVVIQVVLLGLEWGSTNYYGSPATAMGLQYLEYKIEPQESSLAEVYGLDHPVIVDPLSVFAKGYMAVRAVYVDGQDVKINLDRFKATLEEAMRLVGHSTT